TTGTCCAGCCCGAGGAACCCGCCGCCGAAGACGTGCCGCCCGTGGAGGTCCTTGCGGTTGACCCACCAGGTGAAGTTGATGAGCAGCTTTTGGAAGCATGACGCCAGGAAGTTGAGGTCTCGGCCACCTTTGGGCCCGGTCATTTTGTAGACGCGCCAGACCGCCCATGCGTGGACCGGCGGGTTGACATCGGAGAAGTTGAATTCGTAGGCGGGGATCTGCCCGTTGGGGTGCATGTACCACTCGCGCAGGAACAGCGCGAGCTGCTTCTTCGCAAACGCCGGGTCGATCCGCGCGAACGGGATCATATGGAACGCGAGGTCCCACGCGGCGAACCACGGGTACTCCCACTTGTCGGGCATCGACAAAATATCCCGACTAAACACGTGTCGCCAGTCCGCGTTGCGCCCGTCCTGCCGCTCGCTGGGTGGTGTGGGCATGTTCGGGTCGCCATCGACCCAGGCGTCGACAACGTAGTGGTAGAACTGCTTGCTCCACAGCAGGCCGGCATAGGCCTGCCGCGTGATCGCGGTGCGCTCGGCATCGAGGCCGGGCTCGATCGTCGCGGCATAGAAAGCGTCCGCCTCTTCTTCGCGCTTGGCGAACACCTGGTCAAAGCCCGCGCCCAATGCGTCGGCCGGGGCCTCGTCTTCGTGGTAGAGCCGCAGCTTCACGACCCGCGTCTCGCCAGGCTCCAGATCGAGCACGTACCACGGCGCGGCCTTGGTGCCCACCCCCCGCCGGTTCACGGCGTAGTGGTCCTCGCGGATCACGGCGTCGTGGAACGCATCCTTGACATACGGGCACGAGCTCGGCGTGCCGTACAATTTTTCGTTGTTTGTCTCGTTTTCGGTAAATAGCACGATCGGCCCATCGGGGTCGACCCCCGACTCGCCCCAGGTCGGGCCCGCCTCGAACTGCATCACCATGCGGCCCAGCGTGTCGTGGGTCGCCACGAGCGTGTCGCCATCCACCTTCTCGATCCGCGGCTTGAGCGTGCATCCCTCCTGCGTGCAGCCCCAGACCCAGGAATTTCGGAACCACAGCGTCGGCAGCAGGTGCAGCGGCGCGTGGTCGGGACCGTGGTTCGTTACCGTCACGCGGATCAGCACGTCGTTGGGCGAGCCCTTGGCGTACTCGGCCTGGACGTCGAAGTACCGGCCCTCGTCAAACACGCCGGTGTCGCTCAGCTCGTACTCGGGCTCGTCGCGCCCACGCTCGGCGTTGACCTTGACCAACTCGTCATACGGGTACTCGCTTTGCGGGTACTTGTAGAGCGCTTTGCAGTAGCTGTGGGTCGGGGTGGAATCGAGGTAGTAGTAGTTCTCTTTGACATCCTCGCCGTGGTTTCCCTCGGGCCCCGCGAGGCCGAAGAGGCGTTCCTTGAGGATAGGGTCGTTACCGTTCCACAGCGCGAGCGCGAAGCACAGGCGGTTTTGCCGGTCGGTAAACCCGAGCAGGCCGTCTTCGCCCCAGCGGTAGGCCCGGCTGCGCGCGTGGTCATGGGGGAGGTAGTTCCAGCAGTCACCGTCCTTGGAGTAGTCCTCGCGGACGGTGCCCCACTGGCGTTCGGAGACGTAGGGGCCCCAGCGCTTCCAGTTGTGGGTGCGCGCGGCGTCTTCCTTCAGGCGTTCGTGCTCGGGGGTGCTGTGGTCGTCGAGGTGCATAACGGGTACTACTTCATCGGCCAACGACACGGGGCAAGCCAACCCGCACCCCACCCGCGTACGATACCGCTCAGATGCCGACCCCGCCCCACCCGCTCGAACTCTACCGCTTATCGGTCCAACACCCGCTGGCCGAGGTCGTTTTTGTTGAGCGTGTCTGGGAGCACTACCGCGCGGCGTTGACGCAGGGCCAAATCGCCCGCGAGCCCATGCTGCTGCGTGAAGACTTTGCCGGGACGTGCGCGACGGCCGCGGCGTGGGTCCGCTCCGACCCGGATCGCCAGGCGATGGCGATCGAGCTCGACGAACCCACCGCACGGTGGGCGGCCGACCAGTACGCCGACTGCCCGCGCTGCGCCGAGGACCTCCACATCGTCGTTAATGATGTGATGAACGTGCCCGAGCCCGCGACGGATGTGACGCTGTCGCTCAACTTCTCGACGCTCATCTATCACGACGAAACATCACTGCTCGCCTACCTGCAACACACCCGGCGGTGCCTCGCCGAGGACGGCCTGCTAATCCTCGACCTCTTCGGCATCGAACCCGGCGGCGCACTCAGCGAGCAGTCGCGCTCGATCGAGCCGGACGACGCCGATACGCCGCCGTACACCTACACGTGGGAGCAGCGCGCTTATGACCCCGCCACACAGCGCATCGACTGCCGCATCCACTTCACGCTCGCGGATGGCACGGTGATGCGCGACTCGTTCAGCTACGACTGGCGGCTGTGGGACATGCCGACGCTGCTTCGTCTGATGCGGGAAGCGGGGTTTGCGACCGCCGAGGCGTGGGGCCAAACTCCCGGCCCAAGCAGTCCCGACGCAGGCCCGGCCGATAGCCCGGTTGACGGCCGATTTACCGTCCTCGCCGGCCCGCCGGAAGCCGGCGACTGGGTCTGCTACCTCGTCGGGGTGTGCTGACCACACGAGCCGCCGCCGTTTCACACTCTGAGCCCGCATAATCGGCCACTTCACGGGAACCCAGAGCCGTTTTCCGCGTCTTTTCTTGAACAATCCCCGCCCCGGGCTACACTTATCGCTTGGGGAAGCGCGATTGCTCTGGATACGGACCCGGCCAACTCGGCCCGCGATCGCCGCACGAACTCTGACCAAAGGACCGCCCGTGCTGATCCTCATTATTGCCGGTGGCCCCGACAAGGGCCGGATCTACGAGCTGCTCGAAGGCAAGGACATCGTCCTGGGCCGTGAGGGCGACCAGGTCAAACTCAACGACCGCAAGGTCAGCCGTGAACACGCCAAGCTCTGGTGCGAGGGCGGGCAGTGGTACATCCAGGACCTGGGCTCGCGTCACGGCACGCACCGCAACCACAAAGAGCTCGAGAAGGGCTCGACCGCCAAGCTCAAGGACGGCGACTATATCCAGGTCGGCTCAACCGTCATGGTCATGGGCCGGATGCCCGCGGAGCACGCGGAGCGCCTGGCGATGCTGGGCCAGCAGAGCGCGGAGGTGCCGGGCTGGCGCAGGCCGGGCCTACTCGTGGGAGGCGGGGTCGCGGCGGCGGTCGCGCTGATCGGGCTCTCGGGCTACGGCATCTACAAGATGGACCTGCTCAGCGGTCACAACGACCAGCGCGACAGCCAGTACGCGCAGCTTCAGCAGGCGCTCATCGACTCGCAGCAGCAGAACGCCGAGGCGACCCGCAAGCTCCAGGAAACCCTCGCCGCGCGCAGCCGGGTGGAGGAGGCGCTGCTGGACCGCCTCGCGGATGTCGGCGGCGATCTGGATGACCACGCCGACGCCGTCGCGCGGGCCACCGGCGAGCTGCACGACATCAATCGGCCGCTGCTTGCGCAGATGGAGCTACTCGAACGCCGGGCCCAGGAACAGCAGGTCGCGCTGGAGCGCATGGGCGAGATGCTCGCGCACGAGGCCGAGACGGATAACAGCGAAGCCGTGATGGCGCTGCTGACCGAGCTTCAGACCGAGTTCGCCGACCAGCCCGATGGGGACGAGCTGGTGCGTCGATTGAGTGTAGCGATCTCGAACAACGCCGAGGCAACGGGCGAGGCGGTGCGTAGCGCGCTAGCCGATTTCCGCGCGGAGGATACACCGCTGGCCGCGGCCGAGCGGACCGAGGCGCTGGTGGCCCGCGTGCTCACCGCGCTTGAATCGGTGCCCAGCAGCGAGGCGATCGCGCAGGAAGTCTTGGCCGGGATCGGCAACCCCTACGCCGCGCAGGAGGCGATGATGCGTGAGATCCTCGCGGAGTACCGCGGGACGCGCGAGCAGATCGAGCAGACCGTCGCCAGCGCGATGAACGAGGACGCGAGCCAGGCCCAGCGGCTCATGGTGCAGGTGATGGCCGAGCTGGACAAGCAGCCCGACGGCGAGGTGCTCGCCGCGCAGCTCCGCGACGCGATGGAGCAGGCCGCCGCCGGCAACGCCGACGCGGACGCGAACCTCGCGGCGCTGATGCAGCAGGTCTTGACCGAGTTCGAGAACCGCCCCACCGCCGAGCAGCTTGCCCAAGAGCTCCGCGAAGCCGTCGGCGAAGACGCGCAGCGCACGCAGCAACTCATGGCCCAGGTGCTCGAAGAGCTCAGCAGCCAGCCCACCGCCGCGCAGAACGCGGCCCAGACCACCGAAATGATGCAGGCCATCCTCGCCCGCATCGACGAACAAAACGAGCTCGCCGGCGAAGTCGCGCAGCTGCGTGCCATGATCCAGGAACGGCCCGAAGGGTCCGACGCGCTCATCGAGGCCGCGATCGCCCGGCTCGACCAGCAGTCCCGCAACAGCGCGCGCAACTCCTCGAAGAGATCGCCCAGCTCCGCGCGTCCATGCCCGCCGATGTCTCGGGGCAGCTCGACCAGGTCCTGTCCAAGCTCGACGAGCAGGTGCGCGGCGAGCAGGTCGTCGCCGCGATCGAGGGTGCCGTGGAACGCATCGCCGCGCAGCGCGACCAGGACACGCTCGAAGCGATCAGCTCGATCCAGGAACGCATGGCCGCGCTGCCCTCAGCCGAGCAGCTCGAAGGCGTGCTCGACAGCCAGGAAGCGCTCGCCGCCCTGCTCGACAGCACCGACGCCCGCGCCGCGCTGGGCGAACTGCGGGCCGCGCTCGATCGGCTGGCCGAGGCCCAGCCCGACTCGGATAGTGATCGGCTGGACCAGATCCTTGCGATGCTCGAAGAACGCGAACGCGTCGGGCTCATGCTCGCCGAGATGCACGACCTGATGGCCAGCCAGCCCGAGCAGGCCCAGCAAATGCGCGACGAGTTGCTCGCCGCGATCCAGAGCGCGGGCGACGACGAGACCGACCGCCTGCTCGAAGAGCTCTTGGCCCAGGTGCAGTCCCGACTGACCACCGACGACGCGCTGCGTCAGGCGATCCGCGAAGAGATGGCCGGCAGCATCGTCCCGGGCCAGATGGCGTTGCAGGATGGGCACGACGTCGCCGTCAACCCAGGCAACACGCCCAGCCCGGGCCCCGGCACGGGCGCGGCCGGCGACGCGCCGACGGGGCAACGCCTCAGCGCCCTCGAACAGGCCTACCGCGACGCTTTCGAGACCGGCACGCCGGTCACCGTCGGTGCCGGCATCATCGACCCCACCACCGGCCGGGTCTCCGAAGGCCGACGCCTCGACCCCGCGATCGCCAAGGCCTTGGGCTACACGACCTGGCACACCTGGTACATGGCCGACATGAACGCCGAGCGCCGCCGCCTCGCCGCCCAGGCCCAACGCGACCGAAACGCCGCCGACGCCGAAAACCCCAGCGACATCGTCCAACTCCCCGGGCCGGACGGGACCGCGGCCGGCGCGGGCGATCCCGACGGCGAGGAGTAAGCACAACGCAACAACATCACTAGCTCAAGTGCCACACAACTGTCCGCAGAGCGGCTGTGTGTGAGCCATACATCTGGCGTCGTTCCCAATCGCCCAGCACGCCGGCTCAACCGATGTGCTTCGCAACCCCGTACAGCTTCACCGCGAAGAGGCGCAGCGGCCAGGGCTCCCACGCCGGCCATCCCCTGCTCCGCCGATAGAGCCCGACGCCCGCGATCCCGATCAGCGTCAGCATCAGTGTGACCTCTATGCCAATGAACCCGTAGTACGCGACGGTGACAGGCACGACCCGGGCAAAAAAATTGATGACGACCAACGCAATACCGATGAGAATTGCCGGCGCTGTCCACAGGAAGTACCACCCCACCCATGCATAAAAGTATGCTGCGTTATCAGGTTGTTCTTCGTTGTCGGGCATCACTAATTGATCCTTAATCGACCGTATCCAGTACATCGACTGCTTCCCGAACCCGCACCTATTCAAACAGATCCATGTTGCGGGGGTAGTAGCCAAAGATGCGGTAGAAGTCTGTGCTTTTCTTGAAATCGAATCCAAACTCCGTCAAGAGATTTTCAATCCAATCGGATCGGTCGATGTACTCTGCCGCAACATGCGTACCCGACTGCTTCTTTTCAATACACCCGATATCAAACCACTGGACATAGATGAATGGGAATGGAAGGTGATACCACCACTCGACATCCCATTGAGACGGCAACCCGTCGATACTCTTGTATCGATAGCTGGGTCTCCACTCTTTCTGAACGCGCATTGTAGTAATCAGTTGATTCCATTTCGTATCATTGGCGAGGCTGGACCAACCACGGTCCATCACGAGTCGCCGAGCACGGCCAATCACATCGCCTTTTTCGTAGGCCGGCACTGCATTCGCCAGGGGCTGTGTGAACTCCATGAGACTATGACCTCCGCGTCCTCTGCGCACTCTGTGGTGGAATCTAAATCCCCAGTGCCCCGACTACGGCTAGCATATCATTCGCGAGCGAACACTCCGCAGTCACCCCCACTTCTTGAATCCCCAACGCCGACGCGTGCAGCATCTGCCGGGCCGCGCCGTAGGTCGGCATGTCGGGCGCGTACTTCGCGTCACCGACGACGGGGTGGCCGAGGTGGGCCATCATCGCGCGGATCTGGTGGAGGAAGCCGGTTTCGAGGCCGACTTCGATGAGCGTGACGTCGTCGTTGCCGCGCAGCGCCTTCCAGGTCAGGGTGCAGCGGCGGGCGTCGTCGAAGGGCTCGTCGGCGACGCGGACCCAGGCGTCTTTGCGGCGGGCGACGCGGAGGTAAAGCGTCTCGCGTTGCCCGGTGCCGGGGTCGAGTCGGCCGTGGACCAGCGCGGTGTAGCGTTTGGTGCTGCGGTGCTCGGCGAAGCATGCGCGGAGGGTGTTCCAGGCGTCCTGCTGTGTGGCGACGATGAGGCAGCCCGAGGTGTCGGTGTCGAGCCGGTGGACGACGCCGCTGCGGAGCCCCCCTTCGCCGACGCCGATGAGCTGCGGGTATTTTGCCGCCAGCGCGTTGATGACGGTGCCGGTCTCGTCGGCCCGGTGCGGTCGGACGGGGACGCCGGCGGGCTTATTGACGACGACCCAGCCCCCGGAGGCTCCTTCACCCGAGGCGAGTTCTTCGAGCTCAAGCGTGGGGTCGGGCCTGGGTTCGGTTTGGCCGTCGCCGGCGAGTTTGTCGACCGTGACGTCGTGGCCCGGGCCGATGGGCTGTCCTTTTTGTTTGAGTGTGGCGGTCAGCCCATCGACGCGGACGTGGCCTGCGGCGAGGAGGTCGCGGACGCGCTGGCGCGAGAGGCCGAGCCTGCGTCCGAGAAAAACGTCCAGCCGGGGCTGGGGGGCGGCGTCGGCGGGCGGGTCGTTTGCGGGATGATGTGGGGAGTTGGTCACGGGTGGCAGCGTAGCAGAACGCTTCGCGTGAGACTGCGGCCCCGCCGACTCCGGGTGCCGCGTGGTGTTGCGGCGGTTTGGCAAGGAAAGCGTGACGATTGAGGAGTGTGCACCCGCCCTCCCCGATTCGGTGTTGTTTTTATCGGGTGGCGTAATCCGTCAGATTCCTGCAAGAAACCTAAGCCAAGACGGATTTTGCCGATATACAATAAGGAATCCGCATCACCGCGGGGATTGATCAGGGCATGCCAGACACACCGCTGGGAAACAAGGACGGCTGGTCGGCCGGTCGGATCGGGTGCGCCCTCGCGCTCGGTGCGGCGGCGGTGGTTTCGGTGCGCGGGGCCTGGCTCGATATCGCGCACATCGCCTGGCTCGATGAAGAGTCGAGCCAGATCTGGCTGGTCGTGCCGATCATGCTATTGCTGCTGGGGATCCGCCGCGAGAAACTACGGGCGACGATGCCGCGTTCGAGCTTCTACGGCACGCTGCTGGTTATCGTCGGCTGGGTGCTGTCGTGGTACGGCTACTTCAACGCGATCCAGTCGCTATGGCACCTGGGCGCAGTCGTCCTGCTGGTCGGCGCGGTGTGGACCGCGCTGGGGACGCGGGTGATGCTCAAGGCGCTTCCGGCGGTCATGGTTGCGCTGTTCTTCGTGCCCGTGCCGGGGCGCATCCGCAGCGAGATCGCGATGCCGATGCAGCAGGCGACCGCCGTCGCGGCCGAGGCGATCCTCGTGATCTTCGGGCAGAACGTCGAACGCACGGGCATGATGCTGTCGTTCAACGGTAAGGCCGTGGTTCGAATCGACGAGGCGTGCAACGGCATGCGCATGGTCTTCGCGCTGCTGCTTGTGTGCTACGGCTACGCGATGGCGACGCCGCTCAAGGGCTACGTCCGCTTCCTCGTGATCGGGCTGAGCCCGGTGCTCGCGGTGGCGTGCAACATCATCCGCGTCGTGCCCACGGCCCTGGTCTACGCCCACGCCGACCAGGGCACGGGCGATATGGTCCACGACCTCAGCGGCTGGGCGATGGTGTTCCTTGCGTATGGGTTTTTAATGGGCGTGTTCGCGATACTGGAATGGGCCGAGGTGCCGGTGATGCGCGGCGGCAATCATCCCGAACCCGTTGAACAGTCTGAGCCGATCGCCATGACAACATCGACAACAAAGCAGCCGACGTCGCCCGTCCGGCCCCGCCTGTCCGACGAAGGGGGCGCGGCATGAGTTTCAAGAACGCCTCTTACTTTGCTGCGCCGCTTTGCACGGCCCTGCTGCTGGTCGGCGTGTTTGCATACAGCTTGACGCTGCCGACACCTAAAGACGCCGAGGACTACCACGCGCGTGTAATGACCGCGTCCGAGTCGATGCCGGAAAACTTCGAGGGCTGGACCGCCCAAGAGCTACCGATGGAATCGGGCGCGATGGAGCTCTTGAAGCCCAACGTCGCGATCCGGCTAAGGCTATCGCACCCGGGCTACGCGACGCCGATGGAGTTCCTGATCGTGCAGTGCCGAGACGCGCGCGACTTGGCGGGCCATTATCCGCCCAAGTGCTACCCGCAGGTCAACGGCTACGTCGCGCTCGAAGCCAACGAACGTACTTGGCGCGCAGGCGAGCTCGATGTGCCCGGTATGGAGTACCGCTTTGCGCTGAGCAGTCAACCCGGCGCGCCCGAGCGGTACGTGCTCCACTTTATGATGCTGCCCGACGGGCGGATTGTGCGGAACATCGACGCGATCTACGAGGCCGGTGCCGACTACCTGCGTCGCCACCACGGCGCGGCGCAGTGCCAGCTTTTTATCCGTGACGCGTCGCTTCCACAGGAAGCGCGCGACCGCGCGTTCGACGAGATTTTGACCGCCTATGCCGACCTGATCCATGCGATCGGTAGCGCGGGACATGACACGACCCCCTAGCCCCTCCGCGACGCGTTGATGCTGTCGCCTGATTCTGAATGGAGCCCGACCATGCCGCCCTATGACCGCGAACGCCGACGCCGACGCAACCGCCGACTCTCCGTGCTTGGGCTCAGTGCGGTGATGCTGATCGGTGCCGCTGTGATTGTGTACGTCATCCAGCGCAACCGCAGCGACGCCGCGGCGGCCCAGCGGGTGATCGACAGCGCGGTCGCGTTCGAGAACGAGGACTACGCCCGTGTCGTCGAGCTGCTCGAAGACCGGGACACACCGACCAACACCCTGCGCCGGATCCAAGGCGACCCCGACGCGATGTGGCACTACGTCATCGCACGCCAGGCAGTGCCCCTCGATAACGCCGAGCACATCAAGCTGTCGTTCCACGCGCTGCGGCACGTCGTGTCGCAGGACCCGAGCAACCGTATCGCCGGGCAGATGCTGCTCGAGCTTCTCATGGCTGCCGGGCGCAACACTGAAGCGCTCGACACCGCCACCCGCCTGATCGCGGCGCACCCGGGTGATGTCGAGTTGATGCGCACCCGCAGCGCGCTCAACATGCTTCTCGATAACGATGAAGCCGCGCTGCAGGATGCGCTCGCCGCGTCGCAGCTCGAACCGCTCGACGTCCGCACACAGATGGATGTCGCCAGCTTGATGCGCAAGCTCCACCGCGACCCCAAAGATTTCTACGACCGCGCGGCCGCCTTGCTGAACAACAACCCAAACGACCCGCGCGCGGAGGTGATCCTCGCACGGGCCAACCTTCTGCGTGGCGACGCGCTGGAAGCCGACCGCCTGCTCCAATCCGCGAGCGACCGTGAACCGCCCGACGAGGACTTCGTCCGCATCATGGTCAACTCGCTCGACAAGCTCGACCGGTTCCCCGAGTCCTATGCGTACCTCAACCGCGTCGCCGGGCCCCAGCTTGAGACGCCACTGCAGCTCGAGCTGTTTATGCGTGATTTCGAGGCTCTCGAAGACCGCCGGGTCGTCGACCGCTCCACGATGCTTGACCGCGACGCCGCGGCACCCAACATCCTCGCGATCGCCGCGATGAGTCTGCACCGACTCGGTGAAGACGAACAGGCACGGGCCCTGGCCACCCGGCTCGCCAATCGCGAGGACGACGCGCTCGCCCAGCACTGGGCCAATGTGCTGCGAACCGAGTGGACCCCGACAACCCAGTCGGGCAAGCTCGTGCAGGCGTTGACCGAGGCCTGCAAAGATCAACCTAGTAACCCGTACCTGCACTACCAGCTCGCCGAGGCCTACCGCAGTGTGGGCGAGCGCGAATCCGCGATCGTCGCGCTCGATGTCACGCACCGGTACCGCCCGAGCTGGGCGCACCCGTACTACCTGCGCGCCGAGCTGCTGCTTGAGCTTGACCGGCCCGACGAGGCCACCCTCGCCGCGGAGCGCGCGCTGCGCCGCCGATCGGTGAACGCCTACGCCGCGACGTTCGCCGTCGCCCAAGCCCGCGCCGCCAACGCCAACGACGAACTCGCGGTCGACAAGGCCCTCAACTTCATCGACCAGCGTGTCCTCGACCAGTTCCCCGACGAGCCCCGTTCGTTCGTCGCCGCCGTCGAGCTGCTCGCCCGCTCCGACCAGCGCGACCGCGCCGCCCAGCGCATCCGCACTGCGCTCGAGCGCGACACCGTGCTGCCCCAAGCGACCCTCCTCGAACTCGCCACGATCAGCCGCAACTACCGCCTCAACATGGAGCAGGCCATCTACGCCCGGGCGCAGTCCGCCTACGGCTCGTCGCCGCGCGTCGCACTCGACCAGGCCCTCATGCACTCCCGCGGCGCTTCGAACGAAGAAGCCGTCGCCATGTTCCGCGGCGCGATGCCCGAGCCCGCGCCCCTGCACTGGCGCGTCGCCGAGGCACAGCTCATCCAGACCCTGGGCGACCCCGACGCCTTCCGGCTATGGATCGCACTGGCCAACGACTTCCCCGACCAGCTTGATGTGCAACGGCTCGCACTCGCCGCCGTAGGCGTCAGCGCAGGCGACGGCCGACGCGCGTTCGCCGACCAGGCGATCAACCGTATGCGCGAGCTCGCCGGCGAAGACTCGGTCGGGTGGAAGGTCGAGCGTGCCCGCTATCTGCTGGGCGCAGAAAACCCCGCCGCCTCGGCGCGGACGGCCGGCGACCTGCTCCAGGAAGTCATCGCCACCGCGCCCAACCGCGTCGAGCCCTACCGACTGCTCGCCCGCTGCCAGCAGCTGCGCGGCGACCGCGTCGCGGCGACCCGTAGCATCGAGCAGGCCGCGTCGCTTGCGCCCGACAACATGTACATCCAGTACCAGCTGGGCCAGCTGCTGCACAACGACAAGCAGTTCGTCGCCGCCCGAAAGCCACTGCTCGCCGTCGCACGCAACGAACGCACCGACTACAACCTCCGACTCAACGCGCTGGTCATGCTCTCCCGCAACGGCGAACGCGAACGCGAAGTCGACACACTCATCCCCATCCTCGAAGAGATGCAGCGCCAGTACGCCGCGACCGATCAGCAACAGATGCTGCTGGGCAACCTCTACCTCATGACCGGACGGGGTGACGAGGTCGACGATCTCTGCGACCGCATGCTCGAGAACCCGACGCCCAACATCATCGACTACACCGCCGGCTACTACTGGCAGACCGGCAGACGCGAACGCGCCAACCAGATCATCGCGATGGTCGACGACGT
The sequence above is a segment of the Phycisphaeraceae bacterium D3-23 genome. Coding sequences within it:
- a CDS encoding glucosidase, whose translation is MHLDDHSTPEHERLKEDAARTHNWKRWGPYVSERQWGTVREDYSKDGDCWNYLPHDHARSRAYRWGEDGLLGFTDRQNRLCFALALWNGNDPILKERLFGLAGPEGNHGEDVKENYYYLDSTPTHSYCKALYKYPQSEYPYDELVKVNAERGRDEPEYELSDTGVFDEGRYFDVQAEYAKGSPNDVLIRVTVTNHGPDHAPLHLLPTLWFRNSWVWGCTQEGCTLKPRIEKVDGDTLVATHDTLGRMVMQFEAGPTWGESGVDPDGPIVLFTENETNNEKLYGTPSSCPYVKDAFHDAVIREDHYAVNRRGVGTKAAPWYVLDLEPGETRVVKLRLYHEDEAPADALGAGFDQVFAKREEEADAFYAATIEPGLDAERTAITRQAYAGLLWSKQFYHYVVDAWVDGDPNMPTPPSERQDGRNADWRHVFSRDILSMPDKWEYPWFAAWDLAFHMIPFARIDPAFAKKQLALFLREWYMHPNGQIPAYEFNFSDVNPPVHAWAVWRVYKMTGPKGGRDLNFLASCFQKLLINFTWWVNRKDLHGRHVFGGGFLGLDNIGVFDRSNLPDGLTLTQADATAWMAFYCNTMLAMALELAESDPAYSDMASKFFEHFVAIADAINDLGGTGLWDHQDGFYYDQLTTNGTSTEMRVRSLVGLLPLIAVEVIDQKRVEKLTGFKRRMDWFLNNRKDLANAISYMTAEQGRADMLLLAIPSREKIENVVKYLLDEDEFLSPFGVRSMSKVHERQPFRLELRGQTHTVAYQPGESDTAMFGGNSNWRGPIWFPTTFLLIEALQRYDYFYGERFKVECPTGSGHYVTLGEAAAEIKRRLARLFVCDGGGERPCHGDENRLAGVPGFDGLVLFHEYFHAETGRGLGASHQTGWTALITECMRSK
- a CDS encoding FHA domain-containing protein is translated as MLILIIAGGPDKGRIYELLEGKDIVLGREGDQVKLNDRKVSREHAKLWCEGGQWYIQDLGSRHGTHRNHKELEKGSTAKLKDGDYIQVGSTVMVMGRMPAEHAERLAMLGQQSAEVPGWRRPGLLVGGGVAAAVALIGLSGYGIYKMDLLSGHNDQRDSQYAQLQQALIDSQQQNAEATRKLQETLAARSRVEEALLDRLADVGGDLDDHADAVARATGELHDINRPLLAQMELLERRAQEQQVALERMGEMLAHEAETDNSEAVMALLTELQTEFADQPDGDELVRRLSVAISNNAEATGEAVRSALADFRAEDTPLAAAERTEALVARVLTALESVPSSEAIAQEVLAGIGNPYAAQEAMMREILAEYRGTREQIEQTVASAMNEDASQAQRLMVQVMAELDKQPDGEVLAAQLRDAMEQAAAGNADADANLAALMQQVLTEFENRPTAEQLAQELREAVGEDAQRTQQLMAQVLEELSSQPTAAQNAAQTTEMMQAILARIDEQNELAGEVAQLRAMIQERPEGSDALIEAAIARLDQQSRNSARNSSKRSPSSARPCPPMSRGSSTRSCPSSTSRCAASRSSPRSRVPWNASPRSATRTRSKRSARSRNAWPRCPQPSSSKACSTARKRSPPCSTAPTPAPRWANCGPRSIGWPRPSPTRIVIGWTRSLRCSKNANASGSCSPRCTT
- a CDS encoding pseudouridine synthase, with product MTNSPHHPANDPPADAAPQPRLDVFLGRRLGLSRQRVRDLLAAGHVRVDGLTATLKQKGQPIGPGHDVTVDKLAGDGQTEPRPDPTLELEELASGEGASGGWVVVNKPAGVPVRPHRADETGTVINALAAKYPQLIGVGEGGLRSGVVHRLDTDTSGCLIVATQQDAWNTLRACFAEHRSTKRYTALVHGRLDPGTGQRETLYLRVARRKDAWVRVADEPFDDARRCTLTWKALRGNDDVTLIEVGLETGFLHQIRAMMAHLGHPVVGDAKYAPDMPTYGAARQMLHASALGIQEVGVTAECSLANDMLAVVGALGI
- a CDS encoding exosortase/archaeosortase family protein translates to MPDTPLGNKDGWSAGRIGCALALGAAAVVSVRGAWLDIAHIAWLDEESSQIWLVVPIMLLLLGIRREKLRATMPRSSFYGTLLVIVGWVLSWYGYFNAIQSLWHLGAVVLLVGAVWTALGTRVMLKALPAVMVALFFVPVPGRIRSEIAMPMQQATAVAAEAILVIFGQNVERTGMMLSFNGKAVVRIDEACNGMRMVFALLLVCYGYAMATPLKGYVRFLVIGLSPVLAVACNIIRVVPTALVYAHADQGTGDMVHDLSGWAMVFLAYGFLMGVFAILEWAEVPVMRGGNHPEPVEQSEPIAMTTSTTKQPTSPVRPRLSDEGGAA
- a CDS encoding tetratricopeptide repeat protein, translated to MPPYDRERRRRRNRRLSVLGLSAVMLIGAAVIVYVIQRNRSDAAAAQRVIDSAVAFENEDYARVVELLEDRDTPTNTLRRIQGDPDAMWHYVIARQAVPLDNAEHIKLSFHALRHVVSQDPSNRIAGQMLLELLMAAGRNTEALDTATRLIAAHPGDVELMRTRSALNMLLDNDEAALQDALAASQLEPLDVRTQMDVASLMRKLHRDPKDFYDRAAALLNNNPNDPRAEVILARANLLRGDALEADRLLQSASDREPPDEDFVRIMVNSLDKLDRFPESYAYLNRVAGPQLETPLQLELFMRDFEALEDRRVVDRSTMLDRDAAAPNILAIAAMSLHRLGEDEQARALATRLANREDDALAQHWANVLRTEWTPTTQSGKLVQALTEACKDQPSNPYLHYQLAEAYRSVGERESAIVALDVTHRYRPSWAHPYYLRAELLLELDRPDEATLAAERALRRRSVNAYAATFAVAQARAANANDELAVDKALNFIDQRVLDQFPDEPRSFVAAVELLARSDQRDRAAQRIRTALERDTVLPQATLLELATISRNYRLNMEQAIYARAQSAYGSSPRVALDQALMHSRGASNEEAVAMFRGAMPEPAPLHWRVAEAQLIQTLGDPDAFRLWIALANDFPDQLDVQRLALAAVGVSAGDGRRAFADQAINRMRELAGEDSVGWKVERARYLLGAENPAASARTAGDLLQEVIATAPNRVEPYRLLARCQQLRGDRVAATRSIEQAASLAPDNMYIQYQLGQLLHNDKQFVAARKPLLAVARNERTDYNLRLNALVMLSRNGEREREVDTLIPILEEMQRQYAATDQQQMLLGNLYLMTGRGDEVDDLCDRMLENPTPNIIDYTAGYYWQTGRRERANQIIAMVDDVEMSDDTRATILGWHAHRSQEPDKALGYLRAAAQAVPHQSRRWHTLVSLGIFYGRPAEAIDDATQALSHLPDDATLKAVVANAELLNTVAVDVRFRPMAVSLIDSPQYREPGIQALRLIIAASNANRSTSAVARDLVDLANDNPGYLPLQNLTAALLVNVNQFELAAEIASRTMDRNPTDGFSARLATESLAQTGDWRRARNAAQSWGRRIPSDKPKADVYVSMCQRNLNRVKDALLTLDPYIAPALANPESSAPLLGEYATALVQDGQVDVAWQRILEPNLGKGPVWRQLAMDLASGAVPSARTAKEWLDAVEAAIPEDAPIERLLIAQANFQAGDRLRENELIERARVQIEQATESGGAPAGAWFLRGRISDRSGDLQSAQASYREVLRLQPSDPLAQNNLAMILVALGRNLDEAEQLARAASASNPQDVNFQDTLAQTLSRNGKHDEALRIIELVIQQDRQNIEWIRTKANLLDAAGRNSEAELLRETYNLAE